Genomic DNA from Carassius gibelio isolate Cgi1373 ecotype wild population from Czech Republic chromosome B14, carGib1.2-hapl.c, whole genome shotgun sequence:
AATTgaatatacaaaatacaaaaacggCTCACATCTCTGGCATTTCAAAAGCAAATCGTTTGCAATAATATTACTTTCTGTTCGATGTTTGTGTTACATAGAGaattctgtgttgtgttttgcaaaaagtgttttatgaaattgaaaacaaAGGCAGAGAATTAATGTAttgttttgcagatttggtgcgTGCTTCTGGTGTTTTGAGTGTCAGGTTTCAGAAATAGTGTGACAAGTAAAGATTTTGTGTTTAAGCATCAATGGGAACATCTATATTGCAGTAGCTACTGATCAAagtattgatttttaaaaaaaataatgatggtATTATTGAAAACGATATTAATacaaaattgcatgttttttgtacttttgtttGATGTTTATGCCAAAACACCTATTGAAACACTGTGAGAAGCAAAGAAGCCAAGAAAAGTGACACATGCACAGAGATGTTCCACAttaaacagacagatagagagaacggcagaaaaataaacaattaaaaataaataaatgaattgaatTAGCTATTTAAAAAAGAATCATTCAGTGCTTGGGTAGATTATTTACAAATTGTAGTCTGCTACGGATTACAAATtatatgaaaattgtagtcagTAATGTGATTTAGATGACTCATTTAAGGTAATGTATTCTgactacttttggattacttttagattacttctGACCTTAAAAGTTTAcacttgaaatgttttatttgtttaccgtCAATGCCTATGTGAGTTATCATAGTCACTGTGAACAAGCAAATGTGTcattaaatgattgaaatattaactttaacTGGAAGTGgacttttaaagtaaatattcttaaaatagtttttttgactCACAATCCCTTAACTGGGAATCCATGCATCAcataaacaagaattaaaaataaaagagcaATGAGATGCACAAAGACTTCCaggttttcaatatatatatatttttttgttatacatCAGCAGTGCTTACtaacttaattattatttaaaaattaattaattaattatattgcaattattgtaattatttgtcTCATGCATTGTGTAATTGACTGAGAGGTCTGCAAATTCACATGCATTGATCACAATTTAATTCACAAGACATTTACATGGCCGTtctatattgtttaaatattaatcaaAGCTTAACAatgtgacatttttttaaatgtcaaagagAAAAAAGGAAGCATTATGGAGAATTAATAAAATGTGAGTGAATCTGAATGTAATCATGCAATCCATAAAAATGTAACTGTGGTCTGATTttgagcattttaaaacataatataatctCATTACAAGTACCACATTTGTGCAATCTAattatgtaatccagattacatgtaatcagttactacccagctctgttaGTATCAGACatcagagagataaaaaaaaacctaGACCTTGCATTCAAGAGAACAAAAAAGGTCTCGGTTAATTTACAGCTAAATCTCAGAACAATAGATGGAAGGAACTGCACAAAAACATTTACTCTATACATAGACAAAGGAAACACAGCAGCGAGAATCGAAATGCATATTAATACATCCGGATCAACAAAGTTTAAACATTAATGTTTCCAGAGCATGATTTCAGTGTTCAGAATCaacttaaaaatgaaagtaaatctacataattatgttttttctCTGACTTATTTAGTGATTGTTAGGCTATATGTGAAAAACAGGATAAAACTGGAAATCACCTACAAAAATAGCAAATCATGTGCAGTACTCACAATCAGGAAACCATTCCACATCACCTTACTTCACTTAACCTAGATTACACAATTAGTTCTGCTCCTCTAATTTCATTAAAATTCCTCCAATTCTGCAGCGTTACAAAGGAGACTGGTATTCAGTTCAACGTCTGTGAGACGTTTCGTTGTTTGTGTCTTGACATTCAGTCCAACAGCACTTTTGCTTGTGTGGTATGACTTAaataatagttcaccccaaaataaaagtcctgtcatCGTTTCCTCTCTTGCATTTTCTTTAGGAAATTTCTGATGTGTGCAAGTTTGGCTTGCATGGACTTTCAAAAGATGTACACATATTATGAGAGAATATTAATTTTCTGAGTAAATGAAGGCAGAAGTACCCCTTTAATTGAAGATAAcagtggactcaaatgagaaTAATTGCTTTTAAAAGTATGGACATTTACCAGAAGTCAGCAGATTATTGAGGCCTTCTTCGTATACATGGTCCAGAGGTGAGTCCCAGTCCATGTCACCCATTTCACTCTCTCCATGACCACTGTCTTTAGTGCTCAGCCAATCAGCATCCTGAGCCCCGGACCTACAACACACAACGAGAACAGTGAAGCAGTGAGAGCGTTTCCCAACATGTGCCAACGACTCATAAACAAGCTCTGAATGAGTTAAAATGCTATGTAATGCAACTAAACTGAGGCACAAGTGAAATGGTGGAGGATTGACAAAGAGTCAATGTTTTAATGTGGAGCATTTCTAAACAATTCCAACCATATTTTACATAATTAGTGCAATTAAACTTTATAATTTTTGAAGAAAAGTACACTGCTATAATGATAAAAGGATAATATGATTTAGACAACACCAGTGGTATTCATTGCATTTAACTACCATGAATATGATATTCAGTACCATGCTATATTGAAGTATGTACTAGCACCATCACTGTAGCATTGTACTAACACAATAACTTTTTGTAAGGGTATATCAAGGGAAATACCTATGCGATTATCCTTAATATCAGATTAACAGTGCTTTCAAAACTGGGATTTTGTGAGATAAAAAGATCTCAACACTGAACCTAAAACAAAACTACACACAGCTGAAGGAAGTCTGACTGCACTGTCTTTGGTTTAAGCAAGCCCTGTCTCGCACAGATGAGTCACGGTCTATGCTTTctcttttttataataaatgaacGTTACATTTATAGGAACAGTACTGCATTCTGTCTGATACAATCTGTGTGTAAGACAGACAGCGGTTGATAACAGCTATACGCCTCATTCTGTGTTCACTGACTGACAGACACTTCCTTTTTAACCAGAAATCTGCCCGATAAAATATTGACCAACTTCTAAGAGTGATATTGTGATTGTGAGGCTACTGTGGTATCAGGTGTTAGTGTAGGAATGAGTATACAGGACTACAGTTGTTGTCCGTTTGGTCAAGAGCTTGTGTGAATAAAATCAAAAGGAGGATAAAAATGGTTTACCGGCCAGTTCTGTGGGAATACTTGTTGCCCCGAAAATTTGGTCGAGGTTGAAGTTGCCCTTGATGCAATAGAGACAGGAGCTGAGACACCTGCTGtagaattaaaattatgtaaaatgaataatctCACATACAGGGAAATTTACCACATAACCCACTTTCATCTATTAAAGTTTCAAAACCTTTGAAATTCTCCAAGAAGCCTGAATGACCATACACAACTTGCAGGCTGTTTGCTCTTTCAGAATGTCATAATTTCATAACTCAATATATGATTTTGGTCTGTTACAGAATGAGTTACATTCAGAATGAGCCCTTTCTAAGGGTTGTGGAGTTTGAGCTGTTGAAGGGGTGAGGGCGAGACAGGAAGCTGTTTCTACACAGGGTCTATTCTTCTAGAGGCTATTTCCTTCCAGGATGCACATAAGAAACCCAGCCTTGGCTGTGAGGACAGGCACCGGTGACATTTCGGCCCCTTTCCTTTGCAGTCGCCTTAGGTCTAATTCGCCAACTGGGCCAAGTGAGTAAGGGAGGGTGGACTGGAGAGGAGGAGAGGGTGGGGGTCAGGATCCATGCTCTTCCTGACTGGGCGCTCTATTCACGTGAGCGCTCAAAGCCATGCCAGGACCTTTTGTTCTGCTAAACATTTTGCTAGAGGTAAGCATCTGGGTGGACCCAGATCCAGAGGATACACAGTTTGACTAGTACAGCACTTTTGGGAAATGCTAGCTGATGAAAAGCTGTTATTCTCGCTTTATTTAATGAGAATCAGATTAGTATCAGCAATTTGTTGCCGACTACCAGCCCATACACGTCTGTGAAGTATAATCTTACTGTGCAGAAATATCTGTGTTTGGTTTATGTACTTTCCCCGCTCATAAGACAACCAATGAATTTGCTTTTGTTCCCACATTCGGTAGGACTCTGTAATGTGATTACACTGAGGATCGTTTGCGTTTTCTCCTGAGGCATATTAAAGGTTTAAGTTACTGTGTGACACTGATGTGATTCTGAATACACTTCAGTCTCTTCATCGTCTGTCAACTGTCCCCTTAGGCTGCTATAGATATGGGCCCGTTCTGCAGAGCAACTGCAGGGTGGGAAAGCTATCATGTGCTTGACCTAATATGAACTGGGATACCTTGAAATTAAAGTCAATACCTTTCAAAGtggtttaatttaatgcattttcatatCTGAATGTTAAGATTGTAATAAAAAGCATCTCTTACTTGCACCTCGGGTGAGGCAGAGGACAGCTCAATCGAACCGTTCTCTGCTAAGGCTGCCATAGAGAGTCGAACAAGGTTCCTCAGGATCTGCCTGTGGTCTGACTCTTCCAGCTTTCCTCTTCTTTCTGTGGTCTTTGGTCTCCGTAAGGTGGCCTGATTACTGGGAACTGAAGACATAGTTTCTGAGGGGTCTGTGGTAGTAGGCTTGACCTCTTCATTTTTGTTTCGTTTGAGTGTGCTggtctgtgagtttgcataagACGATGAGGAAGGGTTTCTGGTCTTTTGCAGGGTTCGAGATGGAGTTCCTGGGTTAAAAGGAAGTGTTCCATTCCACTCTATGCTCCCGGGCTTTCTGAGTATCTTGCTCTGAGCGAGTGGTGGGTTTCCATCTATTTCGGTATGTGCTTGATTTTGAGCCATGCGAGCAAGGGATGGTGTAAGTGTAAACTGGCCTTGTGGATGCAGCATTTCCACTAAAGGTGAGGTACATGACAATGCCTCAGCTTCATCTTCTTGTGGAGTTTCTTTACGACCCCGTAGCACTGGTACCAACTGGATGTCGTTCTTGTGAATGTGCTTCTGTGGCCGTCGTGGGTGACTGGTGTAGGTTGACTCAGCTTGTCTACAGTTGTAAGCACGGTTGTCACGTTTGTCATGATGACAGAATGTCTTGGCCAAAGCAATGGCTAGAAATAATACCAAGCAGGTTGATCCAAGGCAGATGGCCAAAAGCATTGTAAAACTGTACTTGGCCTGGATGTCGTGAGACAAGTTCTTTAGGTGGTCGCGAAAGTTGATGAATGTCACTTCCACTGTGATTCTTGTGGTTAGCATAGGTGTTCCCATATCAGATACTGCAATGCCCAGTTTAAAAGTTCTGCCGATCAATTCTGTGGCATTGGTTGTGTTCACATAGAGCTGTCCAGTAGTTTCATGCAGAAAGAATAGGTTAGAAGGCTTGCCATCTGTTATTCTAAAACGGAGTCTTCCATTGAGACCAGAATCTGGATCACTTGCACGAATGGTGGTGGCCAGAAAACCTTCGGGTTTGTTAAGGGAGTTATTTCTTGGTTTGTAGAAGTTATCCTCCAGAGCTTTATTCCCAAGTTCAGTTACAATCTCCCCTTTGTCCACATTCACTGGGACGCTTAGCAATGCAATTCCCTTCTTGGGTAGTGGCTCATGAATCACAGGGTAGTTGTCATTAACATCCTGTATCTCAACTAGCACTGTTGCAGTACTGGTCATTGGTGGGTATCCTTGATCTACAGCCTCCACAATAAATGAGTAGGAGTGGGTTTCCTCATAGTCTAATGACTGTTGGACAGAAACAGCCCCAGTGCTGGGATGGACTGAGAAAAATGCTGTTGGTGTTCCCAACTCATTCGATTCTCTAATGGAGAATAACACCCTTCCGCTGAGGTCCATGTCAACATCATGTGCCTCCACGGTCAAGAAATGTAACCTAGGAGTGTTGTTCTCTTTGAGGATGCTCCGGTAGAGACTTTTGGCAAACAGTGGTGCGTTatcattttcatccaaaacatGGACAGTCAGGAGCTTAATACAGGATAGAGGAGGATCACCACGGTCCTGAGCTACAAGAGTGAGGTTATATTCCATTTGTCTCTCACGATCCAGTGTATTATTGGTTACAATCATATAATTGTCTCCATGGATCTGTTTGAGTCTGAAGGGGCCAGATCCCCTGAGAATCTGCACTTGTACCTGCCCATTCGCCCCAGAATCGGCATCAGATACCATCACAAGAGCAAGGAACGTTTCATTTGGGGCTCCTTCAGAGACGGTTGCAACAGGGGAGTCTTGAGGAGTCCATGTTATATGTATGCGAGGAGCATTATCATTGACGTCTCGCAATTTGACTTGCAGCTTGTGGTGAGATGGGATAGCATTGGGCCCCAGATCTCGAGCTTGGATGTCTACCTCGTACACATTCTTTTCTTCAAAATCTAAAGGGCCTTGCAAAGTCACAGCACCCGTTTTTGGATGGATGCTGAATAGTCGTTGCACTTCCGGTGGGACATGTTTACTGAGAGAGTACTCAACTTCCCCATTAGCACCTTGATCAGGGTCTGTAGCACGGAGATTAATGACAATTGTCCCATGAATACTGTCCTCTGCTAGTTCGATAACTGCTGGGGCCTCCTCAAATACAGGGCTATTGTCGTTGGAGTCTAGAATTGTGACTATAACTTTAGTGCTGCCTGATTTTGGTGGGTTCCCTTTGTCCCAGGCTGTTAGAACCAGTTCTAAAGACGGCTGCAACTCCCTGTCCAGTTCTTTGATGACCACTAATTCAGCCTGCTTGGCCCCTCCAGAAGTACGGATATCCAAAGCAAAGTGCTGGTTGGAAGACAGGGTGTAGTTCTGCAGGCCATTCGATCCCGCGTCTGGATCTACAGCCCGGTCCAGAGGGATGCGCATTCTCAGTGAGGCTGTCTCAGAGATCTCCACCTCCTGCACTAGGCTCGGAAAGACTGGGCTGTGGTCATTTTGATCCATCACCTCCACACGAACTGAGAGGAAATGCATATCACCACCCTTTCTGTAGAGAACACTGAAGGCCAGCTCACAAAATTCTGCTCCCCAGCATAGCTCTTCTCGGTCCAGCCTGCGTAGGGTTGACACAGTACCATCCTTTGAGTCAACTGTGACTGGTAGAGTATGTCCATGCTGCACGACCTGAAAGTTTTCCAGTGATCCTGTTTCCCCACGTTCACGTAGGTCATCCAGGAGGCGACCCACCCTTGTCCCTGAGGGCTGTTCTTCCCAGACATGATACTGGATAATGAGGGGAGCAGAGCCCGTATTGTGGGCAAGACAGGGTGGACACTCAATAAGAGCTGCTAGAATGAGCCAAACCTGGAGCATGGCTGTGTGTGAGTTTATTATCTTTTATATACAGTCAGATGTGTTGAGCAACTAGATTTGAAAGAACtagaaaactagaaaaaaaaaagaaatacaaaaaaaaaaagaaaactgctaTTTTAGAGTCCAAAATTAATGACAGTACCGCCACAACCAGGTGCTTTGTAAACGACcatttacagtaaatataaaaGTCACAAAAATTAGAAAATGATAATTGTCATCACAAAGTTTCACAGCTATCACTTTATAGTAGTGTTGTCCTATATTAACACTGAGATTTACTGATGTGAACATACATAGCACACCACAATAATTAAACAGTAAACACCCATGGAAAATATTGATGACTATTAAGACAACTAAATCGCTTTTATAAAAGTATAATTCCAGACCATTCTAGTTTATAAATAAGGTTATCATCTCCCATAGCCAAATCAGTGTTATTCTACAGCTCTACTCACACACAGCTGCTGCTTCCCGGCCCAGGGCTCAGTGTTAAAGTGAGGAGCGGAGGAACTCAGGGGGCTGGGACGGCTCATTCAGGGGGAATGTCCTGAGAGCCAATAACAGATAGTGAGGGAGGAGAGTACAGCGCTCCTTAACTCCACCCGTGGATTTAGAAGAAATGTGGCTGGAATCAACGGTGTGCTTTTAACGAAACATGATCCCGCTTCTTTCATTCTGTGCCTCTAGCTCTTCACACATCTGACTTTAGTCCTTTTCCAAACTGTCTAAATAAACACAGTAAGAGTCATGCTCTATGGCATTTGTCATCAGACTTGAAGCAAACCTAA
This window encodes:
- the pcdh12 gene encoding protocadherin-12 encodes the protein MLQVWLILAALIECPPCLAHNTGSAPLIIQYHVWEEQPSGTRVGRLLDDLRERGETGSLENFQVVQHGHTLPVTVDSKDGTVSTLRRLDREELCWGAEFCELAFSVLYRKGGDMHFLSVRVEVMDQNDHSPVFPSLVQEVEISETASLRMRIPLDRAVDPDAGSNGLQNYTLSSNQHFALDIRTSGGAKQAELVVIKELDRELQPSLELVLTAWDKGNPPKSGSTKVIVTILDSNDNSPVFEEAPAVIELAEDSIHGTIVINLRATDPDQGANGEVEYSLSKHVPPEVQRLFSIHPKTGAVTLQGPLDFEEKNVYEVDIQARDLGPNAIPSHHKLQVKLRDVNDNAPRIHITWTPQDSPVATVSEGAPNETFLALVMVSDADSGANGQVQVQILRGSGPFRLKQIHGDNYMIVTNNTLDRERQMEYNLTLVAQDRGDPPLSCIKLLTVHVLDENDNAPLFAKSLYRSILKENNTPRLHFLTVEAHDVDMDLSGRVLFSIRESNELGTPTAFFSVHPSTGAVSVQQSLDYEETHSYSFIVEAVDQGYPPMTSTATVLVEIQDVNDNYPVIHEPLPKKGIALLSVPVNVDKGEIVTELGNKALEDNFYKPRNNSLNKPEGFLATTIRASDPDSGLNGRLRFRITDGKPSNLFFLHETTGQLYVNTTNATELIGRTFKLGIAVSDMGTPMLTTRITVEVTFINFRDHLKNLSHDIQAKYSFTMLLAICLGSTCLVLFLAIALAKTFCHHDKRDNRAYNCRQAESTYTSHPRRPQKHIHKNDIQLVPVLRGRKETPQEDEAEALSCTSPLVEMLHPQGQFTLTPSLARMAQNQAHTEIDGNPPLAQSKILRKPGSIEWNGTLPFNPGTPSRTLQKTRNPSSSSYANSQTSTLKRNKNEEVKPTTTDPSETMSSVPSNQATLRRPKTTERRGKLEESDHRQILRNLVRLSMAALAENGSIELSSASPEVQQVSQLLSLLHQGQLQPRPNFRGNKYSHRTGRSGAQDADWLSTKDSGHGESEMGDMDWDSPLDHVYEEGLNNLLTSDDVFSDIPDPAWMARLSLPLTTDYHENLFVPDGPPSPDARCPMAGPDDSTSFSTFGKTPEKAPLGGRALMSEVSSLFEMLLTQKADGQSCPPVEVLYRLSAAYRRSLGLDTAASAGPAHTRLQYANPVP